Proteins encoded together in one Chitinophaga sp. LS1 window:
- a CDS encoding HAD family hydrolase, whose translation MKPSIAFFDFDGTITTKDTLFEIIRFHKGSAVLNIGMALLSPALVAFKMNLISTQRMKEMVFRFFFGGTQIDTFRDKCAAFCAEKLPELVKENALQAIRQHLLQGHQVAVVTASAEEWVEPWCSSLGIVCIGTRLEVRNALITGKIQGLNCNGPEKVERIKQTFDLNGYDDIYAYGDTNGDKPMLEMAKYGYFRKF comes from the coding sequence ATGAAGCCATCCATCGCATTTTTTGATTTTGATGGGACGATCACAACAAAGGATACGCTCTTTGAGATCATCCGTTTTCATAAAGGTAGTGCTGTTTTGAATATTGGAATGGCCCTGCTCTCCCCTGCCTTAGTGGCTTTTAAGATGAACCTGATTTCCACTCAACGAATGAAGGAAATGGTATTTCGGTTTTTCTTTGGAGGAACACAGATAGATACTTTTCGGGATAAATGTGCAGCGTTTTGTGCAGAAAAATTGCCTGAGCTGGTGAAGGAAAATGCCCTGCAGGCGATTCGACAGCACCTGTTACAAGGACATCAGGTTGCAGTTGTGACAGCTTCGGCAGAAGAATGGGTGGAACCATGGTGTAGCAGTCTGGGAATTGTTTGTATCGGTACCAGGTTAGAAGTGCGCAATGCATTGATTACCGGAAAGATACAAGGGTTGAATTGCAATGGCCCTGAAAAGGTGGAACGGATTAAGCAGACATTTGACCTGAATGGATATGATGATATTTATGCCTATGGAGATACGAATGGAGATAAACCGATGTTGGAAATGGCGAAGTATGGATATTTCAGAAAGTTTTAA
- a CDS encoding SDR family oxidoreductase yields MPTALILGAGSDMAVAIARHYAGGKYDLQLAARNVDSLYPLQQDLQIRYHIKAESFAFDATDFDSHAAFYAGLPVKPDITICVFGYLGEQEKAQSNWSEAARIIHTNFTGAVSILNIVADDYAAKGTGTIVGISSVAGERGRQSNYIYGSSKAGFTTYLSGLRNRLFHKGVHVLTVKPGFVYTRMTEHLKMPPLLTAQPQAVAKDVYKAAVKKKNVLYTKWFWRYIMLIIKSIPEGIFKKLKL; encoded by the coding sequence ATGCCTACTGCACTCATATTGGGCGCGGGGTCTGACATGGCCGTAGCTATTGCCAGACACTATGCCGGCGGGAAATATGATCTCCAGCTGGCCGCCCGAAACGTTGATTCCCTCTACCCGTTACAACAGGATCTACAAATTCGCTATCATATCAAGGCCGAAAGCTTTGCATTCGATGCGACGGATTTTGATAGTCATGCTGCTTTTTATGCAGGGCTGCCCGTTAAACCAGATATCACAATCTGCGTGTTTGGCTACCTTGGCGAACAGGAAAAGGCACAATCCAACTGGTCAGAAGCTGCCCGTATTATTCATACCAATTTCACCGGAGCGGTGTCTATCTTAAATATAGTGGCGGACGATTATGCTGCAAAAGGTACGGGTACCATCGTGGGTATCAGTTCTGTAGCAGGCGAACGTGGTCGTCAGAGCAATTATATATATGGTAGTTCCAAAGCTGGTTTCACAACTTACCTCAGTGGCTTGCGCAACCGGCTCTTTCACAAGGGCGTGCACGTACTGACTGTAAAACCGGGTTTCGTGTATACCCGTATGACGGAACACCTGAAGATGCCGCCATTGCTGACGGCACAGCCACAAGCTGTGGCAAAAGATGTATATAAGGCCGCTGTCAAAAAGAAAAATGTTCTTTACACAAAGTGGTTCTGGCGATATATCATGCTCATCATCAAGTCGATACCGGAAGGCATTTTCAAAAAACTAAAATTATAA
- a CDS encoding FAD-binding oxidoreductase produces the protein MEKRLANWGNYPIISCDETTFTQVDQVEDMISSHSSIIARGNGRCYGDASLATNSISTLKFDKVLQFDTETGVFECQSGITLDQILRIVVPEGWFLPVTPGTKFITVGGAVASDVHGKNHHAEGSFSNHIIDMDVITGKKETLTCSKDKLPDLFWATCGGMGLTGIITRVKFGLKKVETAYIKQKQIKAKNLDELIRLFEEYNQYTYSMAWIDCLQKGDSFGRGILIVGEHATKEELNAQQQPAPLNLPEKRPLSVPFNFPSFALNTLTVKAFNWLYYAKNTKREINNVIPYEPFFYPLDAILHWNRGYGKAGFVQYQFVLPLDKKEGLVEILKRISDAGLGSFLAVLKVFGHQDDLISFPRQGYTLALDFPVRKGLFAFLDELDAVVLQYGGRLYLSKDARMKKEVFWQSYPNAQRFAEIVKAYNGDNIFHSVQSERLGIN, from the coding sequence ATGGAAAAACGGTTAGCAAACTGGGGCAACTACCCCATCATCTCCTGCGATGAGACAACATTTACGCAGGTAGATCAGGTTGAGGACATGATTTCCTCACATTCTTCCATCATTGCCCGCGGCAACGGCCGCTGCTATGGTGACGCCTCGCTGGCTACTAATAGTATTTCCACTCTTAAGTTTGACAAGGTGTTGCAGTTCGATACTGAGACCGGCGTCTTTGAATGCCAGTCGGGTATCACTTTAGACCAGATCCTCCGGATCGTAGTGCCTGAAGGCTGGTTCCTCCCTGTCACACCCGGTACAAAGTTTATTACCGTAGGTGGTGCTGTAGCTTCCGATGTTCATGGTAAGAACCATCATGCGGAAGGCTCGTTCTCGAACCACATCATCGATATGGACGTTATCACTGGTAAAAAGGAAACCCTTACCTGCTCGAAGGACAAATTGCCCGACCTGTTCTGGGCTACCTGCGGTGGTATGGGACTAACCGGCATTATTACCCGTGTGAAGTTCGGCCTCAAGAAAGTTGAAACTGCGTATATCAAACAGAAGCAGATCAAAGCCAAAAATCTGGACGAATTGATCCGCCTCTTTGAAGAATATAATCAGTATACCTACAGCATGGCCTGGATCGATTGCCTGCAGAAAGGCGATAGTTTTGGCCGTGGTATACTCATCGTAGGTGAACATGCTACAAAGGAGGAACTGAATGCCCAGCAACAGCCAGCCCCTTTGAACCTGCCTGAGAAACGCCCGCTGTCAGTTCCGTTCAATTTCCCATCATTTGCCCTTAACACATTGACGGTGAAGGCCTTCAACTGGTTGTATTATGCAAAGAATACCAAAAGGGAGATTAACAATGTGATCCCTTACGAACCATTCTTCTACCCGCTGGATGCAATTTTGCACTGGAACCGTGGTTATGGCAAAGCTGGATTTGTACAATACCAGTTCGTGCTGCCATTGGATAAGAAGGAAGGTCTCGTGGAAATCCTGAAGCGCATCAGCGATGCAGGATTGGGTTCTTTCCTGGCGGTACTGAAAGTATTTGGTCACCAGGACGACCTGATCTCATTTCCAAGACAAGGGTATACCCTGGCGCTGGACTTCCCGGTGCGCAAAGGACTCTTTGCATTCCTGGATGAACTGGATGCTGTGGTACTCCAATACGGTGGAAGGTTGTACCTTTCCAAAGATGCCCGGATGAAGAAAGAAGTATTCTGGCAGAGTTATCCCAATGCACAGCGATTTGCAGAAATTGTAAAAGCTTATAATGGTGATAATATCTTCCATTCTGTACAGTCTGAACGACTGGGTATCAATTGA
- a CDS encoding decaprenyl-phosphate phosphoribosyltransferase, with amino-acid sequence MQYLKLLRPSHWAKNLFLYIPLFFAGEIFDYAKVVEVLLGFFAFSLIASSIYIINDYNDVEADRRHPVKCKRPIASGAVSKPMALVFFVLCLLIGGLLAWYVKPKFLFVTGIYFIINLLYSFGLKNISILDILILSIGFVLRVKAGGVAANVAVSEWLMIMVFLLALFMAVAKRRDDVLIKTSTGQEMRKAAAGYNLDFMNVMLALVSAVIIVAYLMYTMAPETMIRFKTYRLYYTCLFVIGGLLRYLQITYVENNTGSPTKILYKDRFIQLTILLWVLSFYVLIYLPTNKSFFE; translated from the coding sequence GTGCAATATTTAAAATTATTAAGACCCTCCCATTGGGCAAAAAATCTGTTTTTATACATACCCCTTTTCTTTGCTGGCGAAATTTTCGACTATGCCAAAGTTGTCGAAGTACTCCTCGGTTTCTTTGCATTTAGTCTCATCGCCAGTAGTATTTACATTATCAATGATTATAATGATGTGGAGGCCGATCGTCGCCATCCTGTTAAGTGCAAACGCCCTATTGCATCAGGTGCTGTCTCCAAACCAATGGCGCTCGTATTCTTTGTACTTTGCCTGCTGATAGGAGGTTTATTAGCGTGGTATGTGAAACCCAAATTCCTGTTTGTAACAGGTATTTACTTCATTATCAACCTGCTATACTCCTTCGGATTAAAAAACATCAGTATCCTCGACATCCTGATACTATCCATCGGCTTTGTATTGCGTGTCAAGGCAGGCGGGGTGGCTGCCAATGTAGCGGTATCTGAATGGCTCATGATAATGGTATTCCTGCTGGCACTTTTTATGGCCGTAGCCAAACGCCGCGACGATGTGCTGATCAAAACCAGCACTGGCCAGGAAATGCGAAAAGCCGCCGCCGGTTACAACCTGGACTTCATGAACGTCATGCTGGCACTGGTTTCGGCCGTGATCATAGTGGCTTACCTCATGTATACCATGGCACCAGAAACCATGATCCGCTTCAAGACATACCGTCTTTACTATACCTGCCTGTTCGTAATTGGCGGATTATTACGATATTTGCAAATAACATATGTAGAGAACAATACAGGTTCTCCTACCAAAATCCTATACAAAGACCGTTTCATACAATTAACCATACTCCTGTGGGTGCTGAGTTTTTATGTGCTTATTTATTTACCCACTAACAAAAGTTTTTTTGAGTAA
- a CDS encoding putative DNA modification/repair radical SAM protein produces MQERVHEKLSILADAAKYDVSCASSGSDRKNTNKGLGNTHPGMGICHSYTPDGRCISLLKILLTNYCIYDCAYCVSRKSNDIKRAAFTVQEVVDLTINFYRRNYIEGLFLSSGIFKNPDYTMERMVRIAKDLRTIHKFNGYIHLKAIPGASDELMKEAGMYADRLSVNLELPTEEGLKLLAPEKKRADMIQPMNFLKNEIIRLDDERKVLKKVPTFVPAGQSTQVIVGAGKETDKDIVHLASRFYQQFKLKRVYYSGYVPISNDARLPGLQSQVPMMRENRLYQADWLMRFYGFNAHELLNDANPHLDTEIDPKLSWALRNMHFFPIDINTADKMLIARIPGIGMNSVNKIIAARTFSALGWDQLQQMGVQLNRAKYFITCKKGAMEKKDYTSGQIRRQILHQSHSKYLKLHTPQLSLF; encoded by the coding sequence ATGCAGGAAAGAGTTCATGAAAAACTATCCATACTGGCGGACGCTGCCAAATACGATGTGAGTTGTGCAAGCAGTGGCAGCGACCGGAAAAATACAAACAAGGGGCTTGGCAATACCCATCCAGGTATGGGTATTTGCCATTCTTATACACCCGATGGGCGATGTATCTCTCTCTTAAAGATCCTGTTAACCAATTACTGCATTTACGATTGTGCTTATTGCGTATCCCGCAAGAGCAACGATATCAAAAGGGCGGCCTTTACTGTACAGGAGGTCGTGGATCTGACGATCAATTTTTACCGAAGGAATTATATAGAAGGGCTTTTCCTCAGCTCGGGGATATTTAAAAACCCGGATTATACAATGGAACGTATGGTGAGGATTGCCAAGGACCTGAGAACCATACACAAGTTCAATGGCTACATCCATCTCAAAGCCATTCCCGGTGCCAGCGATGAACTGATGAAGGAAGCAGGTATGTATGCTGACCGGTTGAGTGTCAACCTGGAACTACCTACTGAGGAAGGACTAAAATTATTAGCACCTGAGAAGAAGCGGGCTGATATGATCCAGCCCATGAACTTTCTCAAAAATGAAATTATCCGGCTGGATGATGAACGCAAGGTGCTAAAAAAGGTACCCACATTTGTACCCGCGGGCCAAAGCACACAGGTCATAGTGGGAGCAGGGAAGGAAACGGATAAGGATATCGTACACCTGGCCTCCCGGTTTTACCAGCAGTTTAAGTTGAAGCGGGTGTATTATTCCGGTTATGTACCCATCAGTAACGATGCCCGCTTACCAGGTTTACAAAGTCAGGTACCCATGATGAGAGAGAACCGGTTATACCAGGCGGACTGGTTAATGCGGTTTTATGGGTTCAATGCACATGAGTTACTAAATGACGCTAATCCTCACCTTGATACTGAGATAGACCCGAAATTATCCTGGGCATTGCGGAACATGCACTTTTTCCCGATAGATATCAATACGGCCGATAAAATGCTGATCGCCAGAATTCCGGGCATCGGAATGAACAGCGTGAACAAGATCATCGCAGCCCGTACTTTTAGTGCGCTGGGGTGGGACCAGTTACAGCAAATGGGGGTTCAATTAAACCGTGCTAAGTACTTCATTACGTGCAAGAAAGGTGCGATGGAGAAGAAGGATTATACTTCCGGACAGATCAGGCGACAGATCTTACATCAGTCACATAGCAAGTACCTAAAACTACATACTCCTCAACTTTCTTTATTCTGA
- a CDS encoding TIGR03915 family putative DNA repair protein, translating to MEIYLYDGSFEGFLTAVFDSYKKQGVIRKENAFVPDMFATTISVQTDLEKADRVWMGLSKKLSADGLHQFFAAFLSEIDVIEDQLLNYARYIFENQFTIEHDFGNAFVLFVAQTARKVHREKHRMEAFVRFQLTKDGIYFSLVAPDYNVLPLIIRHFKERYADQCWMIYDRVRNYGIYYDLEKVDTIWMEMDKQEGIWDPNENDYQALWQTYYKGANIAGRVNRKLQLQHMPKRYWKYLPELR from the coding sequence ATGGAGATTTATCTATATGATGGTTCGTTTGAAGGGTTCTTAACGGCCGTGTTCGATAGTTATAAAAAACAGGGGGTGATCAGGAAGGAAAATGCCTTCGTTCCGGACATGTTTGCTACCACAATTTCAGTGCAAACCGACCTGGAAAAGGCAGATCGGGTCTGGATGGGTCTTAGCAAAAAACTATCAGCAGATGGGTTACATCAGTTTTTCGCTGCTTTTCTCTCAGAAATAGATGTTATTGAAGATCAATTGTTAAACTATGCGCGTTATATATTTGAAAATCAGTTTACTATAGAGCATGATTTCGGTAATGCTTTTGTGCTGTTTGTTGCCCAGACGGCTCGCAAGGTGCATAGAGAGAAGCATCGAATGGAGGCTTTTGTACGGTTTCAATTGACGAAAGATGGTATTTATTTCAGCCTGGTTGCCCCGGACTATAATGTGCTTCCTTTAATCATCCGGCACTTTAAAGAGCGATATGCAGATCAGTGTTGGATGATTTATGACAGGGTGAGGAACTATGGAATTTATTATGATTTGGAGAAGGTGGATACTATTTGGATGGAGATGGATAAACAGGAGGGGATTTGGGATCCGAATGAAAATGACTACCAGGCATTGTGGCAAACTTATTATAAAGGGGCGAATATCGCGGGTAGGGTAAACAGGAAATTGCAGTTACAGCATATGCCTAAAAGGTATTGGAAGTATTTGCCGGAATTGCGGTAA
- a CDS encoding DUF763 domain-containing protein, which translates to MSRAYADLPLHYGSVPPWLAARMSLLGGAIIETIVADYGKAEVLRRLSDPCWFQALGCVLGMDWHSSGITTSVMGALKKALNPKAHELGIYICGGKGKHSRATPQELLIIADKTGLPGHELVRHSKLAAKVDNTAMQDGFQLYLHSFIVSSEGDWAVVQQGMNDGNGMARRYHWHSATVRNFTETPHSFIYGKNQGLILNLTDKAAMPTKEGLIELVKASPEQLLPEIRKLTMPSHHDVRAENVDLKRLGAVLAVAHERQVMDFETLLLMEGVGPRTLQSLTLVSEVIHGTPSRFTDPARFSFAHGGKDGHPFPVPVNVYDETISVMREAVNKAKIGQNDKQDAIRKLSVLSQQLEKDFIPNERFDEVVERERKDSWRHGGRTIFGKEKPPQKNNQLSLFD; encoded by the coding sequence ATGTCACGTGCGTATGCGGATCTTCCATTACATTATGGGTCAGTACCACCCTGGCTGGCGGCCAGAATGAGCCTGCTGGGTGGGGCTATTATTGAAACTATTGTCGCTGACTATGGTAAGGCGGAGGTATTGAGACGATTGAGCGATCCCTGCTGGTTTCAGGCATTGGGATGTGTATTGGGAATGGACTGGCATTCTTCGGGGATCACGACTTCTGTGATGGGGGCTTTGAAAAAGGCATTAAACCCTAAAGCGCATGAACTGGGTATATATATCTGTGGTGGTAAAGGAAAGCATTCCCGGGCCACACCGCAGGAGTTGCTCATCATTGCAGACAAAACCGGGTTACCGGGCCATGAATTGGTAAGACATAGTAAGCTGGCGGCTAAGGTAGATAATACAGCCATGCAGGACGGCTTTCAGTTATATCTCCACTCCTTTATTGTTTCCAGTGAAGGAGATTGGGCAGTGGTACAGCAAGGCATGAATGATGGAAATGGCATGGCGCGTAGGTACCACTGGCATTCGGCAACGGTGCGCAATTTTACAGAGACACCGCATTCCTTTATATATGGTAAGAACCAGGGACTGATTTTGAACCTGACTGACAAGGCGGCTATGCCGACGAAGGAGGGGCTCATTGAACTGGTGAAGGCTTCACCTGAACAGCTATTGCCGGAGATCCGGAAGCTCACCATGCCTTCGCACCATGATGTGCGGGCGGAGAATGTGGATTTGAAAAGGTTAGGTGCCGTGCTGGCGGTGGCCCATGAAAGACAGGTGATGGATTTTGAGACGCTGTTACTAATGGAAGGTGTGGGTCCGAGAACATTGCAATCGCTGACTTTGGTAAGTGAGGTGATACATGGTACCCCTTCCAGGTTTACCGACCCGGCCAGGTTTTCATTTGCACATGGTGGAAAGGATGGACATCCGTTTCCGGTGCCGGTGAATGTGTATGATGAAACGATCAGTGTGATGCGGGAGGCAGTGAATAAGGCGAAAATTGGGCAGAATGATAAGCAGGATGCGATCAGGAAGTTGTCGGTGTTGTCACAACAATTGGAAAAGGATTTTATACCGAACGAGCGGTTTGATGAGGTGGTTGAGCGGGAGCGGAAAGATTCATGGAGACATGGAGGGAGAACGATATTTGGGAAGGAGAAACCGCCCCAAAAAAACAACCAGCTGAGTTTATTTGATTAG
- a CDS encoding MgtC/SapB family protein: MENVLFQLIELPTILKVVVSCVTGALLGMEREFHHKAAGMRTLTLICVGSTLFTILSVELGMPGSPDRVASNILTGVGFIGAGVIFKGTYSIDGITTAATIWIAAALGIGVGMGHYTLVTIALILVLIVLQGLKVIERRISKIRQKKMVSISFDVSQTKDLDFPSIFKRFNVIHSHLMVSRNQNIVENRFEIKGNPADMKEMSHYLQNNPDICQFEMQINPL; encoded by the coding sequence ATGGAAAACGTTTTATTTCAATTAATTGAGTTGCCTACTATACTCAAAGTAGTAGTTTCCTGTGTCACAGGAGCCCTTTTGGGTATGGAGCGGGAATTTCATCACAAGGCGGCGGGGATGCGCACACTCACGTTGATTTGTGTGGGTAGTACCCTGTTCACCATTCTTTCGGTGGAATTGGGAATGCCGGGAAGTCCGGATCGGGTGGCTTCCAATATTCTCACAGGTGTGGGTTTTATCGGTGCGGGGGTTATTTTCAAAGGCACTTACAGTATTGATGGTATTACGACCGCTGCTACCATTTGGATAGCAGCCGCACTGGGAATTGGGGTGGGCATGGGTCACTATACGTTGGTGACAATTGCACTCATATTGGTGCTGATCGTCCTGCAGGGTTTGAAAGTGATTGAAAGGAGGATTTCAAAGATCAGGCAGAAGAAAATGGTGTCCATCTCCTTTGATGTTTCTCAGACGAAGGACCTTGATTTCCCGTCCATTTTTAAGCGTTTTAATGTGATCCACAGCCATTTGATGGTGTCTCGTAATCAAAACATCGTTGAAAACCGGTTTGAAATCAAAGGCAACCCGGCGGATATGAAAGAAATGAGTCATTACCTTCAGAATAATCCCGACATTTGTCAATTCGAAATGCAAATAAATCCATTGTAG
- a CDS encoding ABC transporter ATP-binding protein, producing the protein MEQHQNVKKASFKKTFRLYKYIRPYWPMFSVGMLLLFITSLSNLAFPRLLGDLVDNGSHSKDISAINHTGLWLIGLLLVQGILGYFRINIFVRVTERSLASLRQHVYNHLIRLPMSFFLNRRVGELGSRISSDISLLQETFTTTVAEFIRQIIIIVGGIALLVHTSAQLTVLMLGTLPVIVILAWLFGRVVRKYSKQAQSQVAEANTIVEETLQGILNVKAFANEFFEMRRYQHKTAEVAKTGIKTGTYRGAFAAFMILGVFGAIVAVIWRGAVLIAMGTLQPGLLISFVLYSTFIGASVAGLAEVYATIQKTLGATEHLLEILDEPAEPITDSALIAEKDHLNGEISFNHLAFRYPSRDDLNVLQDISFDIEADQQIALVGPSGAGKSTIASLLLRLYEPAGGSISFNGRDAADFPLSALRSQMAIVPQDVFLFGGTIRENIAYGKPEATPDEIIAAAKQANAWEFIQRFPEGLDTVVGERGIQLSGGQRQRIAIARAVLKDPRILILDEATSALDSESEKLVQDALEKLMRGRTSIVIAHRLATVRQADKIIVLDKGRIIEQGTHQELLTVDGGLYKSLSEMQFTH; encoded by the coding sequence ATGGAACAACACCAGAACGTTAAGAAAGCATCGTTTAAAAAGACCTTTCGCTTATATAAATACATCAGGCCCTATTGGCCCATGTTCAGCGTAGGCATGTTATTATTATTTATTACCAGTTTATCGAACCTCGCATTTCCACGTTTATTGGGCGACCTGGTAGACAATGGTTCTCATTCGAAAGACATTTCGGCAATCAACCACACGGGACTATGGCTTATAGGGTTACTTTTAGTGCAGGGTATCCTGGGGTATTTTAGGATCAACATTTTTGTCCGGGTCACGGAACGCTCGCTGGCTTCCCTTCGCCAACATGTGTACAACCACCTGATCCGCCTGCCCATGAGTTTTTTCCTGAACCGCAGGGTGGGAGAACTGGGCAGCCGTATTTCTTCTGACATCTCTCTGCTACAAGAGACGTTTACTACCACCGTCGCCGAATTTATCCGGCAGATCATTATTATTGTCGGGGGGATCGCATTGCTGGTACACACTTCTGCACAGCTGACGGTGCTGATGCTGGGCACCCTGCCGGTAATTGTGATCCTTGCCTGGTTGTTTGGCCGCGTGGTGCGCAAATATTCCAAACAGGCTCAGAGCCAGGTAGCAGAAGCGAATACCATTGTGGAAGAAACCCTGCAGGGGATATTGAATGTAAAGGCATTCGCCAATGAGTTTTTTGAAATGCGGCGATACCAGCACAAAACTGCTGAAGTAGCAAAAACCGGTATTAAAACGGGTACTTACCGGGGCGCATTTGCCGCCTTTATGATCCTGGGCGTATTTGGAGCAATCGTCGCAGTGATATGGAGAGGTGCGGTGTTAATTGCTATGGGTACCCTGCAGCCAGGCTTACTGATCTCCTTTGTTTTGTACTCTACCTTTATTGGTGCATCTGTAGCCGGACTGGCTGAAGTATATGCCACCATTCAAAAGACCCTGGGTGCTACCGAACACCTGCTGGAAATTCTCGACGAACCGGCAGAACCTATTACCGATAGTGCGCTGATTGCTGAAAAAGATCACCTGAATGGGGAAATCTCTTTCAATCACCTCGCTTTCCGTTACCCATCCAGGGACGACCTGAATGTATTGCAGGATATCTCTTTCGACATCGAAGCCGACCAGCAAATAGCTTTGGTAGGCCCAAGTGGTGCAGGCAAGAGTACCATCGCCTCTTTATTATTAAGATTGTATGAACCGGCCGGCGGCAGCATCTCATTCAATGGCCGTGATGCGGCAGACTTCCCATTGTCTGCATTGAGGAGCCAGATGGCTATCGTACCACAGGATGTATTTCTATTTGGCGGCACCATCCGCGAAAACATCGCTTATGGCAAACCGGAGGCCACCCCGGACGAAATCATCGCCGCGGCAAAACAAGCTAACGCGTGGGAATTTATACAACGCTTCCCGGAAGGACTGGATACCGTAGTAGGAGAGAGAGGTATTCAATTATCCGGCGGACAGCGGCAAAGGATTGCCATTGCCCGGGCTGTGCTGAAAGATCCAAGGATCCTGATACTGGACGAAGCGACATCTGCACTGGATTCTGAGTCAGAAAAGCTGGTGCAGGATGCACTCGAAAAACTGATGCGCGGTCGTACTTCAATAGTAATTGCCCACAGGCTGGCGACTGTACGCCAGGCAGATAAGATTATCGTGCTGGATAAAGGCCGCATTATAGAGCAGGGCACGCACCAGGAATTGCTCACGGTAGATGGGGGATTATATAAAAGCCTGAGTGAAATGCAGTTCACCCATTGA
- a CDS encoding acyl-CoA thioesterase gives MIDTISNTVTLRFLAEPSDVNFGGKVHGGAVMKWIDQAGYACAANWSGQYCVTVYVGGIRFIRPIQIGDMVEINATVIYTGNTSMHIAINVSAGNPRQHDRIKTTHCVMVFAAVDDNGKTVPVPKWHPETPAALEMEAYAKKLMALRMNIEEEMKPYL, from the coding sequence ATGATAGATACAATCAGTAACACAGTGACCCTGCGTTTCCTCGCAGAGCCATCGGATGTTAATTTCGGCGGAAAGGTTCACGGGGGCGCCGTGATGAAATGGATTGACCAGGCAGGATATGCATGTGCAGCTAATTGGAGCGGTCAGTATTGTGTGACTGTGTATGTTGGGGGTATTCGTTTTATCCGTCCTATCCAGATAGGCGACATGGTAGAAATTAATGCGACTGTGATCTACACCGGTAACACCAGTATGCATATCGCCATAAACGTGTCAGCAGGCAATCCCCGCCAGCATGACAGGATCAAAACTACCCACTGTGTAATGGTGTTCGCTGCCGTAGATGATAACGGCAAGACGGTTCCCGTACCCAAATGGCATCCCGAAACACCTGCCGCACTTGAAATGGAAGCTTATGCTAAAAAGCTCATGGCATTGAGGATGAATATTGAAGAAGAGATGAAGCCTTATCTCTAA